From the Planktothrix tepida PCC 9214 genome, one window contains:
- a CDS encoding DUF456 domain-containing protein, with the protein MNYWILYWVVIAVMVVGVIGTVVPLLPGTSLILGAILVWGIATQFTGIVWPMVAIFVILILSTIIEYLATYWGVQQSGASKWAQFGAIIGLVLGVLGLLPALPVGGPILGLLLGPILGAFIGEFLYQRDLKFSERIKPSFKASIGVFIGSILGNVIELVLSIIAVIIFVVTTWPLVSTLQP; encoded by the coding sequence ATGAATTATTGGATTCTTTACTGGGTTGTAATTGCAGTAATGGTGGTTGGGGTAATTGGAACCGTTGTGCCTTTATTACCCGGAACCAGTTTAATTTTAGGGGCAATTTTAGTGTGGGGAATTGCGACCCAATTCACGGGCATTGTTTGGCCGATGGTGGCGATATTTGTTATTTTAATTTTAAGTACAATTATTGAATATTTAGCCACTTATTGGGGTGTTCAGCAGTCCGGGGCGAGTAAATGGGCACAGTTTGGGGCAATTATTGGATTAGTCTTGGGAGTATTAGGACTATTACCTGCTTTACCTGTGGGAGGGCCAATTTTGGGGCTTTTATTGGGGCCAATTTTAGGGGCTTTTATTGGGGAATTTCTCTATCAACGGGATCTCAAATTCAGTGAACGAATTAAGCCATCTTTCAAAGCGAGTATTGGGGTTTTCATTGGTTCAATTTTAGGCAATGTTATTGAACTGGTGTTATCAATTATTGCAGTAATTATTTTTGTGGTGACAACTTGGCCGTTAGTTTCGACATTGCAACCGTAA